One Arachis hypogaea cultivar Tifrunner chromosome 2, arahy.Tifrunner.gnm2.J5K5, whole genome shotgun sequence genomic window, AAATTCAGATAGACTCCGATGGACTTGCTTAAACACGACCAAAATTGGCGTTGAGTTTGCATTGGACGCCGCCCGTCTTGGCTAAAAACGAGGtcgtttttggcccaaaaaaaagaaaaacaagagagATTAACGTTACCCACTTACcctacaccaaaaaaaaaaaaaaaaaaaaaacgttaccCACTTACCCTAATTGGCTCGGTCACACCTTTCTCTCACTCTCCCCGTTCTCTCACTCTCACTCACTCTCTCAGTGTTCTGACCTCTGCCGTCTGCCGTTCGTCGCCGTTCTCCGCCGGTCGCCTGCGTTCTCCTTCGTCTGCTCGGCTTCGCGCACAGACGCACGTCGCTCTCTACTCTCTGCTTTGCCTCTCCTTACTTTCGCATTCTCGCTCTCTGTTCTGCTTTGATGCACGTCGAATCTCTGCCGTCCGCCGCGCTGCCGTCGTTCGTTCGTCCATAGCCGCACACGTCCAGACGTCCCTGCACGACTGCGCCGTTTCCCTGCCTGCACAACTGCGCTGCTTCTCCGCTCCATTCAGGTATGGTTTTTAAAAACAATTTCATAGTTGTTACTTGAGTTTCTTGCTGACTTACTGCatttttagttgttagttgttACTGACTTAAATTTTTTAGTTGTTCTGTGATAGTCTGAACTCTGCTTGTCTGAATTCTGATAATTGTTAATTCATTTTTCATAATTGTAATTTGCAAGGGAAAAAAGGTTGAATTTATTTTAGTTCTGTTGGAGAATGATGTTGATTCATGTCACTGAAAGCTATTGCAGTTGCAATTTTAGCAAATTACAGTGTTACTGTATGTGTTCTAGAACTTGTTATAATTGTAGTACTATTTTAACTTATTATGTGTTTTGAGGTTGAAATTGTTAATTTTGAATGCCTATATTTgagtaaatatatattatatattatatacatatttttaaaaaaaatcataataggtAAACTTGTGTATGAGTCTATGAGTCGAGTCTAGGTCAGTTCCACGAGTATATTTATACTCGCGTGTTTGATAACCTTGCTTATATCAACCCTTGGAAAAAGAATATCAAAGCTTGTATACGGTGTACtggttctttctatttttttatttttttttattttattattttcctgaAGGAGAAAATTGATTTAGGTTGCTTGGTGAAGTTTCTGTTATGAATTTCTACTTCCTGATATGTTTCTAATTATCAATGTATTTGGACTTGAAATATCAGTAGTGGTTCTACAATCAATTTCGATTAGATCTATGTAGGGATTGGCTTCATATTGGCATACTTGGGGAACTTTTACCCCGTGAAGATTAAAGAATGCTCTGCTTGATAAAAGGCATACACTGAGTTTGAATTCGTAGTAAAATCTGTAAAGAATGATTAaaggcccggttttcacccggtataattgtggctaTAAAGTGTTTAGGTTTCATTGTATCTCGGACCAGGTTAGGGTCTAAAAAATAGGCCTGGTAGGCTGGTACATATTTAGGGCCGGGCCTACCTGGGTTAGGACAAACCCGGTTTTACCCGGCCCATATACACCCTTGGCCTAATCTAGGTAAGTCCCATCTAATGTCTCTATCTTTGTAATATTTCCCTTCATGACTACTAGTCCAATAAATCTTTTTGCTACTGATATTTCCTCCACTCTATTTGTAAATCCCGTTAACCTTGTCAGCCTTAGTTGCTGCAGTTCCCTGTACTTAGTTGCTTACTTTAAGTATGAAAACTTTGTCCTTGAACCCCAATATGAATAACTCTTAGGATCAATCTGCATCCAAAATAGTGATGAACATATATCAGTTAATTAGTTAAGAGATACTGCAAAAAAGCAATAGTATGATACGATTCATTAATTAACTGATTAACCTACCGTAAAAGAAAGTTGCTCCAAGGCAGGGCATAATTTCAAGGAGGAGACTAAGGCATTGATGCTCTTCAGCTCTTTTCATCCTTATGGCTTCTTGGCCAACACTGCTCCTTTAATTCGTAGAGTATGAAGTTACCACTTGAAGGAGAAGTTGATGGCCATATAAGTGCCCACAATAAAACCATTTGGACTTAAAAAAGTTGGTTTTATTTGACTAACATCACCTTAATGCTGGATTACTGAGTATGGTTCAGTGGTTCAGAAATTGGGTTTTCTCAATTCCTGAAATTAAGGAATTGTTCTTTCATTTTAGTTGAATTGTTCTTGCAATTGTAGCCTTTTAAGTTTTAGCATGCATGATTAGTAACTTTCATTGATAAATCTGAAATTTTGCAGATCTACAGTAAGAAAAATTGGACAGCTGTAGACATATACTCACCATTGAGAAAAGATGTCAGGTGGGTTAACCTGGAGGCACCATGCCGTAATTCAAGCTTTGTTGTCACGAGGTCCACTCAAAGAGAACGATTTGCACTCAATGTTCAAGGAACTCACTAAGAAAAGCCCaggttttgttttttaaaattttatagtttacaTTAAAGTTTGTAGGTTTTGACATCCAAATTTTAAGCTTTCTGTATTTTGGCATGGTTAATGCTTAAtctttatgtttaaaaaaaaccggggggggggggggggttggggGGAGGATATTGTATAAATCAAACATGGTTTTTGAAGTTAAGTTCTAAACTTATGATCCAGTCTAGTGTGGTATGATGAACACTAAGAATGAAGTTGAGAGTTTTTAAATAATGACTGTAACGAACCATCTCTACCAAAAGCTCAAGTGTTGGGTAAAGGCATGAATGTTTTATATCTATTATCTAGCATGTGAACTCAAATTAGAGTTTCTGTTTGGCTAGAGTGTGGAAAATTCATGCTGAAATTTAACTTCTATTTAGAAGAATGAGAGATCAAGAATCAAACTTTAGACTTCTTGATCATAGAGCCTTTGATAGGTTATCATGAATAATCTCTCACCAAAAGCTCAAGTAGATGGAAGAAAAGGGCTGAAATGGTTTTGTATCTTCCAACTAGAAAGGGTTCCTCTtgtgattaattttttcattttttgatttGTAGTTTGGAATATTTGCATTTCATGTGTATTTGTTAACTTGTTTTTTTCTCATGACCTTAATGGCAATTACCTTGGTGTAGGCACTGATCGGAAGCTATTTGATGAGTTTATTCTGAAGATAAATATGGAACTTACTTTTGTTAATTTTGAGTTGCGTGCCTGCATAGATCAATATGATGGCCAAATCTATTATGGTGTGGTCAATACAGTCTCTGACGAACAATCAAAGCTTGGAACGAAGTATACAATCCCTGAAATTGCTTTTTATAAGGCTCTTGTAAGTTTAGCTGTACTTGCAAGTGTTTCTCCAATCTCTATTTGTGTGTGCTATGTAGAACAAGTACTAGGTTCTGTAAATATCTTTGCATGAGATGTTGAATATTTGTGTGTAGCAATTGTGTGAATATCAAAAATCATTGGTACAGTGTGTAATTCATTTGAAGTGAGAGTAATATGTATGTATTTAGGATTGATATATGTGGGAAAGATTGAAATCTAATGATTAAGGATTGAAATTTGTTTGAGTCTAGGTTGCTTTTGTTAGACCTGGTCACATGGAATAGTGGGGTAATCaaatcatatattatatataatgtatCATAAACAGGATGTCTTTGTGTGAGATCGGAGAAGTAAGAAATTAGCTAGAAATTTTCCTTTGTAGCATCCAGAAACTGCAAATACCTTACACCATCCTATATTATCCCTCATTGGTTACTTAATCCTTGAATTCAGGGACCTTCTAGATCCCAAGGTAAGgatttaataataactaatttgattCAGACCTCGCACTTGATGTATGAACCATATCGGTTGAATACTGAGAAGAGAGATGGGAGAGTGATatgaatattatttatttatttattttggtaaattaaTGGGGATAATTATTATTTTGCTATTCAATGACAAACAACAGATGGAAGTGATAGCACAAGATGCCATGGCAAGTGGTGTTGTATCTAGCATTGATGCTCTGAATCTTCGTTTGGACAGTCAGGTTACAAATAGATACCTACACTTTTTGCTCATAAAAAATTGGATCTGTTTACATTTATAGCTGTAAATGCTTGAGATGTACAAATATGTTGGAAATTTAGAAATGTCTATACTGTATCTTATAGTATCACATAATGTCTCATATCATATCTTAAAATATTACATTATCTAAGTTTATCTCTTAGATTCATGTTTATATTTCCTTATACTTCAGATTTGTTTCTTCATCTAAATAAGATTTGGTTttgtaatattattataaatagggAATAGTgctttgtattttgtttttgtaTCATAGCACAGCATACTCAAGAATACCACacctatatatttttatactactGATAGtcttaattttctcttctatttttcctTTACTGCCTAAAGTCCATAATCTCAATATGGTATAAGAGTGGTGCTATCTTTTGTGGTTTATGTGACTATTATGCTAGAGTTTCATACAAATTGAAcctcttctattttttcttcaGTGTTTCTCCTGTATTTGGCTACCCAATATTTTTCTTGTGGCTTGTCTTCTATTACATTTCTTTTTTGGTCTGTCTTTGTTATTTTTGGTGCTCTTTTTGTGTTAGAGCTATGATTCTCGTacgttatataattataaatagcgATTGGACCTTTGCATTTTGTATCAACACCTCATCACATTAGAATAGTCGCACCCATATATTTTCATATTAATCAGCCCTTGtcatctttttttcttcctttcctaCATGTAGCTCAATCTGAACATGATCAATCAATGATAAACATCactaatttatcattaaattgGATAGTGAGAATACAGTTAACAAATTGTGGGACATTATCCCCAATTTTCATCTTTCAAATATTGTTTGGTCTCATCCCACTAATTCGACTCCACTTTCATTGTCATGCTTTACTTGACTGTGAAGCCCTTCTCAATTAACACACATGAATTTATTTCACCATTCTCTCCCTGCATCAACTAGGCCTATCACATTAAGTAAATGTATGCATTAACTGAGGCACTAGCTCTTTGATGTGGACAATCCAACATGTCATGGCATGGGGGttcgactatatttttatgttggttgtcgaagacctaatacaaccctcctcctttatccgggcttgggaccggttatgtaccgcaagtgtaacatagatTAAAATGGTTTAGATTAAAAAATGACCTTGTTACAATCCTATTATTATTTGTAAATCATTTTGTGGCACCTCTATGAAATTGGGCATATCTTGCCGTCCTATCATAAAGAACATAACATATTCTTTATAGATCAAATAACACAATTCAAACTCCTTCCTCTATTAGAGCCTTTAATGAACTTGTTTCTGTGCCATATCTTTTGACTTGTCTAAACATTGAAGGCCATCAAGTTTTCTGGTTTCTTTATTTGACTTTTCACTAAACCGCTACAATAGCAATATAGTCTTAATGGAATTTAGCAAAATAGGTTATTTGATGGCAAGTCTTTTTGTCGTAATTCACTGCCAGTAACTTATTTTTCATAGCATCATTAATGATGTACCTTTGTTCTCTAAATAATTGTTAGTCTCACTGTTTCTAGTTCTTTGGTGGCTGAAATTATTTTTGTCGTGAAGGATTTCAAGCCACCATAGATGCCACAACACGGTGATTATTGAACATCTAATAACTGAGGCTACCTCCGTCACAACAATTTACACGCTAGTCCCAAGAGGCCAAGATACAAAACTTAGTATATCTTATTTGAACACAACTGCAAAGAACTAGTTTTTCAGTGAGGGATCCGTCATTTTTCAATACTAATTCTGTGTGCACTTCCAAGCataaaaatttctgtcagataaCGGAGTTTGTGTGCCGAGATTATATTGTACCACTTCCTGGGTAGTTGCATTCAATCTATGAAAAAGGTCTCACATTTTTGCACTAGCATCAATGCATACTGGTACTGTGGTAGAAGGGACTTCTAtttgctgattttttttttgtgtgttatatttttttaaaaacttttgtgCTTCAGTATTGAAGGACTTTTTCACTGTGAATATCAATATAAGTGTGTTTACATACCAGCTTCGTATCAATTGTAAATGTTGACTATGGCGATAACATTAAGTTGTCTTTCTATAGGTTTCGATCGCGATAGATCCACAATCCCAAGGAAGCCAATCCAATATCCCACATCCATTGAAAACTTTCACAAAAATTCAGAAGGAAAAGGCACTAGATGACCTTGTGAGGGATAGGTGGCTTCATGTGACTGAAGATGGTCATATCAAACTTGGAGTGAAGTCATTTCTTGATCTTCGCAGTTGGTTTCGGAATAATGACATTCCATCATGTCAAGTTTGCAATGAAGCTGGtgtaaaggttatcctgtttgtGACAGTTCCTTCTTTTTCTGTCATTGGTTTTGATTGTGTTGCATTGGCATTTGACTTTCTGCTTATCCTTTTTCTGGAATCTATGCATTGTAAATTTTAAGTGGGAATTCCAAAAGAAGAAAtcttgataaaattataatttggtTAGAAACAATCAAGTGGTTCATTAAATTGATAAGTGTTGTGTGCTTATTTTATTGTTGAAAACTATTTGAGTACCGTTTGGGCAAGTTGAGTTATACAGTTATAATTTCTTCTACATGGTGATGCTGTCTGAATTGTATTACCAATACGGAGATATATATTTCTGATCCATCCTGTTTGAACCACTGATAAGATCCCAAGACAATAGTAGCTAGACATGTTATGTAGTAGAATTGTGGGAAGAAAAAACAatagaaattgaaaatttgaattataTACTTAGCATCAATAATACTTGCAACACATTATTTCTCTTTTGCGTCTGATTATTCATTAGTTAATATGACAGGCCGAGTTATGCCGAAACGAAAATTGTACAGTAAGAATTCATCACTACTGCCTCAAGCAACTTTTTTCCCGAAGAAAGGTATTATTTTCTTGTTGCAAGTTTATAatgttcccttttttttttttcaattcattttgtttataaaatgaatattttttgttttatctttacCACTAATTCATGTTTAGGTGGAAAAAGTTTGCCCAAGTTGTGGTACCTCATGGCCATATACAGTACCCAAGACAGAAGCTGTGGAAACTGAAGATGAGAATGAACCCGGAGGAAGCCGACAAGCTACTGGTTCTAGAAGAACCAGGCAAGCCGTGGCAACTGAAGTTGAGAATAAACCTCGAGGAAGCCAACAAGCTACTGGTTCTAGAAGAACCAGGCAAGCCGTGGCAACTGAAGATGGGCATGAACCTCGAGGAAGCAAACTACCAACTGGTTCTAGAAGAACGAGGCAAAGAACCAATACGAATTCTGGGGATGAAGCGGCTGAATCATGTGATGAGAATGTGCCAAATGAACGCACCGGAAGCCAACATGGTAATGAAATGACACGCAAAAGGGGTAAAACTCATAGAAGTGGCGATGCAAATGTGGGAATATCTGCTGAATCTCAATCCCAATCTTTACCCGGCGTTCCCGGTACAAGGAGAGTAACCCGAAGCTCTTCTCGTCTCCAGTAAATCAACAATGGAATGTTAAGAGCACTGTATATTTTGGTGTTGACAGATGCTAACTTTGCTGAACCCAATGGATATATGAATAGGCACTGTGATGTAGTTCGTAGGGAGCATTTCAAAACCCAGCATTATTCTTAGAATGACCAGTAAATATTTATGCTGTTTATCATTTAGCCATGTAATGTGAACTTTTTCACATGATTTGGTTATGCAAGTGTCCAAGAATAACTCCTTTTTCTTTTCAGTGTCGTAACAAAACTAACTAGTGGAATGAACAGGCCAGCACAAAAACTATAGTGCCAGAGTCATGTTTGGAGGATTGCTTGATTCTGtgctaataaagaaaataatgtAGCCCAGCTCGGCATTCAGCAACCTTAATACAAGAGATGACAGGAGGACTAACACCACGTACGAATATATTCTTCAAGAACTAatcattgaaattttttttcggaATTAATTTGATACATGGCTGATCTTTCGGaacttaattgactattaactctaGGAATTTTTTTGACTATTAACTTCAGTTTTAATACGTTCTTTagaatagatatttttttttggtaattaacGGGGCCAAAGGCCAAAGAGAGAATTACAATGCTATTTGCCGGGGTAAAGAAAAGTCAGACATTAAGATTGAAATGTTTCGAGCAAACCCAAAGAAAATAAAGATGGTCCAAACTCAAGTGTTTCATAGGGCACACTATATACAACCCAATTAGCCTAATCCTCAGCAGTCAGCATATTTATTGTATCATATGAACCAGTCCGAGACAAAAAAGAGTTATAAGCACcaaaaatgatgaaaaaagaaaacccaacaaagtattataaaaaaacatttataacacacacacacacacacgagaGATCCATTTATGGCAGGTATAGATTTTATTAGCTTACATCATTCTGTCCCAAAGAAAAGGGTTACATCAATGAACggctttttatcttttataggcACAACAAATTTTATCAATCCAGCCATTCTTAGGACCAAAAGTACTGGAATTGGACcatcttttaattaatttctggGATACTCATAATTGTAATCTGGCCAATTTTATTGACGGCACCCCTATATGGAATAGCCTATATAGCGTTACTGGAATTGGACCATTATACATAGTATTCTAACTAATCTGTTAATGTTCGGCCATGGTAACGTTTCTCGATTGAAAATGTGCAACATGGCACTATTAATTAAGCTGAATTTAATGCCTTCTGCATTAggttttgataaatataaaaacaaaaatattgataTATTATTTGGGtgggaagaaaacaagaaaacgtCGTCCTGCTAGGTTAGTAAAATTATGTGGtccatgtatatatgtatgtcatATATTGTTAGACGTAATAATCCAAAAATGGTCACCTGAAAGTGAAAATGCACCTAAGGCTACTCTTATAATTTGTTGGACCATTTACCATTATTCCCATTGGCGTACAAGGTCCTCCCCTAACTACAAAAATGACATACATGCATTCGTCATATTTGCATTCATTCAAAGGCAaagtggttttttttttaaagattcaaaacaaaaatttattataagtttaatttttgttagtatatataattttactaaatttacaattaagtttctatatttttttcttttaattaggtctctatattacttttaattttgtaattaggtcatttccgtgtcaaaaatattaaaattaacggaATACTCTTCCCAAAAAATATTTGGTCAAAATCTCAAAGATTTAGTTAGGTTTTTACTTGtgaatacttttaatttgtgaatgaagaaatattttattaattctaaatttttttatactaataatgatctaattataaaattaaaagtagtaagatccaattaaaaacaaaaataatataaaaatttaattacaaatttgatgaaattataggtaccaatataataattaaacttTATTGTATTCACATATGTGTAAATTGTGCAATATTCACCAATTTCTATTTTGTTAGGTATTTAGTTGGTTTTGGGAACAAAACTAACCTGCATTATCTTATTGTCACCACCagtcaaaaataagaaaattatattTGCATGCATATCATTGGCAATGACAATAAGATAGAACCAAATTAGTAGTATAGCAAATATCTACAATTCAACTACTTGACAacaattatttaacaatttatttatatctagtaattttttaaaatgtaattgcaaataagaaatgttttgaatttaaataaaatatcaataataaGTTTGGAAATCCAAATTTTGAGTTAATTAGTTCAAAAATTCACGAAAATTTATTTACACTTTTACAAACTTAAGATTCAagatgaaataaaattataaaaatcattaTAAATATCAGTTGATTCATTAATAATTAAAGATTCATGATTAagactttttattattattattttaaaatgccTCTTTATATCCCTAAAAAAATGGCATATATAGGGAATTAACAATAAtgaaaaactttttaatttttcaagtaaaAAATTCTATGTTTGACACCTTTGTTAAACACTTTCTATTAAAGCCGGTTTTATATGCACATCCAAATATTGAACTCTTAACCATTTTCAATTTTCCACTAATGCTGCTGATGCATGagcattttttctatctttttctaataaatttgtatctaatttgttgagtttaataaagaattaattatcttttagccaatatggatgctactttgagtcttttgcaattttgtttattttagctAGCATTCGGTAGAATTTGatagagtttctgcagcacaagaatcaaaggaaatGGCAGCGAGgaccgacacgtacgcgtgatttggagttTTTCATggcaacgcgtgcgcgtgactgacgcgtatgcgtgatttgaagatttgcatagtgacgcgtgcgcgtgatcgacgcgtccgcgtgactcggaAAAAAGACCAtcaacgtgtacgcgtgactgacgcgtacgcgtgacatgtgccacgtgcagaaaatgcagaaaacacaaattaaaaactgcagaatggacaaaacaagtggtccccacccatcaactgaagacttgctgattgttataattaattctaatttaaattcaaatttgattttaaaataggaaaggatattatttttaattttagataattaaattttaaattaattaggattagttataaaaagagaTTCCATTAGAAAATTTTATACCAATTTTACATGCCATCAAATTGGAATCTGTATATTTTAGGAAAATCCTATTtttctctgaactatgagcaactaatcctccattgttaaggttaggagctctgtctatttgtatggattgattttattgccttttctattttaattcatgtatggatttaatttaagaattgttttcgctctttatcttatgaatttgggtggaacggaagtatgaccctctttctatttgagttcttgtaaaacttggaaaagctctttacttgaacaacagcttgaaaacatattctcctaaattttaattatctggatttaacgggatacgtgacatataatccttttattttttgggtaattagaatttttgtggcatataaactgaaatttgatcatgcagcttctaattggaattaattgaccaaggaattggtaatTAATGAAtcttagaggagactagaaaggtctaagaaattagggtctagtcacatataatttgccataaattaaattctacatgattaaaatagttagtaagaaaagttaatccgaaaaaatagataactttgaagcctta contains:
- the LOC112741583 gene encoding uncharacterized protein, with amino-acid sequence MSGGLTWRHHAVIQALLSRGPLKENDLHSMFKELTKKSPGTDRKLFDEFILKINMELTFVNFELRACIDQYDGQIYYGVVNTVSDEQSKLGTKYTIPEIAFYKALMEVIAQDAMASGVVSSIDALNLRLDSQVSIAIDPQSQGSQSNIPHPLKTFTKIQKEKALDDLVRDRWLHVTEDGHIKLGVKSFLDLRSWFRNNDIPSCQVCNEAGVKAELCRNENCTVRIHHYCLKQLFSRRKVEKVCPSCGTSWPYTVPKTEAVETEDENEPGGSRQATGSRRTRQAVATEVENKPRGSQQATGSRRTRQAVATEDGHEPRGSKLPTGSRRTRQRTNTNSGDEAAESCDENVPNERTGSQHGNEMTRKRGKTHRSGDANVGISAESQSQSLPGVPGTRRVTRSSSRLQ